From Granulicella sp. WH15, the proteins below share one genomic window:
- a CDS encoding helix-turn-helix transcriptional regulator translates to MQLRRTPQTVDVLRELLEAPLEWRHGYDLCRCLGLKSGTLYPILIRLSQNNLLDTKWEVSEGGKPPRHMYRLTQTGKRFALECVSEERTIATKQPAFGV, encoded by the coding sequence GTGCAGCTACGACGAACACCACAGACCGTTGATGTGCTTCGGGAATTGCTCGAGGCTCCGTTAGAGTGGCGGCACGGCTATGACTTGTGCCGTTGTCTGGGGCTTAAATCCGGAACCTTATATCCCATCCTGATTCGGCTAAGTCAAAATAACCTTCTCGATACGAAGTGGGAGGTTTCGGAAGGTGGGAAGCCACCGCGTCACATGTATCGACTCACGCAGACGGGCAAGCGGTTTGCTCTGGAGTGTGTGTCGGAAGAACGAACGATTGCGACGAAACAACCAGCCTTCGGAGTATGA
- a CDS encoding OmpH family outer membrane protein — MNRNLSLATALVAGLLTTTATAPLALAQAAPAAAPAAAPVAPQAIPAKIALVAFEQAVFATNEGQVAAQGVAKKYEPKKAQIETLAAEVDSLKKQLQAAPATLSDEERASRLRSIDTKEKQLNRDAEDAQTAYNTDLQEALGKVAQKLSVTMKQYAQSNGFTLLLDVSNQNSTVLWAQQSTEITQAVVDAYNKTSGVAAPPPMAPSPAARPRSAAPAAAHPAGK; from the coding sequence ATGAACCGTAATCTCTCACTCGCAACTGCGCTCGTCGCAGGCCTTCTGACCACCACCGCCACCGCTCCTCTTGCCCTGGCCCAGGCTGCTCCGGCGGCGGCACCAGCAGCCGCTCCGGTTGCTCCGCAGGCGATTCCCGCCAAGATCGCCCTGGTGGCCTTTGAACAGGCCGTCTTCGCCACCAATGAGGGCCAGGTTGCCGCTCAGGGTGTCGCGAAGAAGTACGAGCCCAAGAAGGCGCAGATCGAGACCCTTGCCGCTGAGGTCGATTCGCTGAAGAAGCAGCTCCAGGCTGCTCCGGCGACGCTCTCGGATGAGGAGCGCGCCTCGCGTCTGCGCTCGATCGACACCAAGGAGAAGCAGTTGAACCGCGACGCCGAGGATGCTCAGACCGCTTACAACACCGATCTGCAGGAGGCGCTGGGTAAGGTCGCTCAGAAGCTCTCGGTGACGATGAAGCAGTATGCGCAGTCGAACGGCTTCACGCTGCTGCTGGATGTTTCGAACCAGAACAGCACCGTGCTGTGGGCGCAGCAGAGCACCGAGATCACCCAGGCTGTTGTGGATGCTTACAACAAGACCTCGGGTGTTGCGGCTCCGCCGCCGATGGCGCCCTCGCCTGCGGCTCGTCCGCGGTCGGCTGCTCCGGCTGCCGCTCATCCCGCCGGGAAGTAA
- the lepA gene encoding translation elongation factor 4 — MDPKHIRNFAIIAHIDHGKSTLSDRLLELTGSLSHREMQAQVLDAMDLERERGITIKAHTVRMIYKAHDGETYQLNLIDTPGHVDFSYEVSRSLASCEGALLVVDASQGVEAQTLANAYLAISNGLEIIPVINKIDLPSADIERTKEMIEKAVGLPADDAVAVSAKTGLNVEAILEAVVTLLPPPKGDPDAPLQALIFDSWFDAYRGVIVLARIINGRMRKGMKIKVMSNGRVFDIESMGVMTPKPVALDELTAGEVGFFVATIKNVADTKVGDTITEVDRPCADALPGFEDIKSMVFAGLYTVDSHEHAMLRDALEKLRLNDASFSFEPESSVALGFGFRCGFLGLLHLEIIQERLEREYDLDLITTAPGVRYKITLTDGSEIEVDNPSRWPDPSNIEQIEEPVIIAKILTNEEYVGGILKLVEEKRGRQQNMEYVSDTRVLITYELPLNEIVLDFYDRLKTVSRGYASLDYALAGSWVSPMVKMDILIGGDPVDALSIIIHKDFAQQRGRALVSKMRELIPRQMFEVAIQAAVGSKIIARETVTAIRKNVIAKCYGGDISRKRKLLDKQKEGKKRMKRIGKVDIPQEAFLAVLKVGEE; from the coding sequence ATGGATCCAAAGCACATTCGCAACTTCGCGATCATCGCGCACATCGACCACGGCAAGTCCACGCTCTCCGACCGTCTCCTCGAGCTGACCGGCTCTCTCTCGCACCGCGAGATGCAGGCCCAGGTCCTCGACGCCATGGACCTCGAGCGCGAGCGCGGCATCACCATCAAGGCCCACACCGTCCGCATGATCTACAAGGCGCACGACGGCGAGACCTACCAGCTCAACCTCATCGACACCCCCGGCCACGTCGACTTCTCCTACGAGGTCTCACGCTCGCTGGCCTCCTGCGAGGGCGCGCTATTGGTGGTTGACGCCTCCCAGGGCGTAGAGGCCCAGACCCTCGCCAACGCCTACCTCGCCATCTCGAACGGCCTCGAGATCATCCCGGTCATCAACAAGATCGACCTGCCCTCCGCCGACATCGAGCGCACCAAGGAGATGATCGAGAAGGCAGTAGGCCTACCTGCTGATGATGCGGTCGCAGTCAGTGCTAAAACCGGCCTCAACGTCGAAGCGATCCTCGAAGCCGTAGTCACGCTCCTCCCGCCCCCCAAGGGCGACCCCGACGCGCCCCTCCAGGCCCTCATCTTCGATAGCTGGTTCGACGCCTACCGCGGCGTCATCGTGCTCGCCCGCATCATCAACGGCCGTATGCGCAAGGGCATGAAGATCAAGGTCATGTCCAACGGCCGCGTCTTCGACATCGAGAGCATGGGCGTCATGACCCCCAAGCCCGTCGCCCTCGACGAGCTGACCGCAGGCGAAGTCGGCTTCTTCGTCGCGACCATCAAGAACGTAGCCGACACCAAGGTCGGCGACACCATCACCGAGGTCGACCGCCCCTGCGCCGACGCGCTTCCCGGCTTCGAAGACATCAAGAGCATGGTCTTCGCGGGCCTCTACACGGTCGATTCGCACGAGCACGCCATGCTCCGCGATGCGCTCGAGAAGCTCCGCCTCAACGACGCCTCGTTCTCCTTCGAGCCTGAGTCGTCGGTGGCCCTGGGCTTCGGCTTCCGCTGCGGCTTCCTCGGCCTCCTGCATCTTGAAATCATTCAAGAGCGCCTCGAGCGCGAGTACGACCTCGACCTCATCACCACGGCCCCCGGCGTCCGCTACAAGATCACCCTCACCGACGGCTCGGAGATCGAGGTGGACAACCCCTCGCGCTGGCCCGACCCCTCGAACATCGAGCAGATCGAAGAGCCGGTCATCATCGCCAAGATCCTCACCAACGAGGAGTACGTGGGCGGCATCCTCAAGCTGGTGGAAGAGAAGCGCGGCCGCCAGCAGAACATGGAGTACGTCTCCGACACCCGCGTCCTCATCACCTACGAGCTACCGCTCAACGAGATCGTCCTCGACTTCTACGACCGCCTCAAGACGGTCTCCCGCGGCTACGCCTCGCTGGACTACGCGCTGGCTGGCTCCTGGGTCTCGCCGATGGTCAAGATGGACATCCTCATCGGCGGCGACCCCGTCGATGCGCTGTCGATCATCATCCACAAGGACTTCGCCCAGCAGCGCGGCCGCGCCCTGGTCTCGAAGATGCGCGAGCTGATCCCTCGCCAGATGTTCGAGGTCGCCATTCAGGCTGCCGTCGGCTCGAAGATCATCGCCCGCGAGACGGTCACAGCCATCCGCAAGAACGTCATCGCCAAGTGCTACGGCGGCGACATCAGCCGCAAGCGCAAGCTCCTCGACAAGCAGAAAGAGGGCAAAAAGCGCATGAAGCGCATCGGCAAGGTAGACATCCCGCAAGAGGCCTTCCTCGCCGTCCTCAAGGTAGGCGAAGAGTAG